The genomic interval ttgtgctagactaggctaacagctaacaccccttctagtctttgtgctagactaggctaacagctaacaccccttctagtctttgtgctaagctaggctaacaccCCCTCtagcctttgtgctaagctaggctaaaagTTTACACTgcttctagtctttgtgctaagctaggctaacagttttGTATGTCTATAATCTACTCATCTTCCGAAGATGAGTGGTTTAATGTTCAGCTTCCTGTAGACAAACTGGGTCATTTCCTGTCattagacgtgtgtgtgtgtgtgtgtgtgtgtgtgtgtgtgtgtgtgtgtgtgtgtgtgtgtgtttgtggctacttcctgtttattctTAATTTAAGTGTTTTCTCGTTGGATTTCATGATTACAGATGAGTTCATATCTTCACTGAACATTGTTAATTATAACTTTTCAAAGATTTGAATTCAAATAAAGAAACTGAAGTACTGAATAAAACTAAACTTTAACTTGACATTTAGTTTTATGAGTCGACTCTGAAAGCTTTTCTGTagctcacagtgtgtgtgtgtgtgtgtgtgtgtgtgtgtgtgagtgtgtgtgtgtgtgtgtgtgtgtgtgtgattgtgtgtgtgtgtgattgtgtgtgtgtgtgtgtgtgtgtgtgtgtgtgtgtgtgattgtcagtgtgagtgtgtgtgtgtgtgtgtgtgtgtgtgtgtgcgtgtgtgtgtgtgtgtgtgtgtgtgatgtcattgtcagtgtgagtgtgtgtgtgtgtgtgtgtgtgtgtgtgtgtgtgtgtgtgtgtgtgtgtgtgtgtgtgtgtgtgtgattgtcagtgtgagtgtgtgtgtgtgtgtgtgtgtgtgtgtgtgtgtgtgtgtgagtgtgtgtgtgtgtgattgtcgtgtgagtgcgtgtgtgtgttgctgactGCAGTCTTTGTGTATCTTAACTCTAATGAATAGTGAATACAGcagtgtgtttattcttaaaaacaGAGAGTTCATTGACTTCTGCTCAGACACATCTGTTTATTCATcacactcctcctctcccccccctcaccccctctctctctccccactcccccttttcctcctccctcctccctcctcctcctcctcctctttcctcctctttcctcctctctcctcctcctcctcctcctcctcctcctcctcctcctcctcctcctcctcctcctttcctcctctctcctcctcctcctctctcctcctcctcctctttcctcctctttccttctccctcctcctctctctcctcctcatccactctcctcctcctctctcctctctcctcctcctccatttagcacacacacctcctcaaAGTCCTCTATCAGGTCCTGTTTGGCTTCATTCAGATGAGAGGAAGTGGAGGCGGAGCTCTGTAgagcatcacttcctgtcagacagacagttagaGACTATGAGGAGCTGCAGTGTTTCTAAACTGTAACCTTCACTTTACATTTACTGAGCAGCCGTCTGCtgcctcgctctctctttcatgGTCGACCACACACACTTAGCATCATATGCATCAGTGCTGATGTGAAAATAGATCAGGAATATTATTAGTAAACAGGCCTGCAGATGTGGACAGGATCATTCCCTAATCTGTATCAGAAATAAGATTCCAAAGTGAAGCCGTGGTCGATGATTTGTGACCCATACCAGTCGGTCGAGAAGAGGGATCAAAAACGTAGGAGGGTCCAGTAGAACCGGAGATAAGAACAGATCAATGAGGATCAATTACGTAGGAGGGTCCAGTAGAACCGGAGATAAGAACAGatcaatccctctcaccctctccatgaggaactgtggcagctgggcagctctttcagccatcggctgattctaccaaagagcaggacggagcttcagacgctcatttgtgcccactgccatcagactgtacaacaacagcagagaccacagtctgtcaccatgctgatatatctatatatatatatatatatatatatatatatatatctgtcaacatatatatatatatatagatatatatatatatatatagatctatagaccacagtctgtcaccatgctgaccagccccccatgtggatatactgtacatttttatttttattcctgttctatctttattttgttgtatagtatgtgtatttattgtctgtgtagttgtatagtatgtgtatttattgtctgtgtagttgtatagtatgtgtatttattgtctgtgtagttgtatagtatgtgtgtttattgtctgtgtagttgtagtgCTGCAACACTTTATTGTCTGGGGATcaatggaatataataataagaacagATCAATGAGGATCAATTACGTAGGAGGGTCCAGTAGAACCGGAGATAAGAACAGATCAATGAGGATCAATTACGTAGGAGGGTCCAGTAGAACCGGAGATAAGAACAGATCAATGAGGATCAATTACGTAGGAGGGTCCCCGGAtgggggatcaataaaggaatataataataagaacagATCAATGAGGATCAATTACGTAGGAGGGTCCAGTAGAACCGGAGATAAGAACAGATCAATGAGGATCAATTACGTAGGAAGGTCCAGTAGAACCGGAGATAAGAACAGATCAATGAGGATCAATTACGTAGGAAGGTCCAGTAGAACCGGAGATAAGGACAGACAGATCCACAAAGAACCATAACATAACACCACACATTCTACGGTTCTCTGTGAAACATCTCATCACTTTGTCTCTTTTAGATTTAATATTTGTGTGTCAACGGTTCTCCACTTGGTCGGCAGCAGTTTTACTCAAAGGAGATTGTTTTGAGTCCTGAACAGAAACCAGAAGACTGAAAACTGATCCACCATGAGAACCTTAAAcacagctgtctgtgtgtttcctccAGATGTTGCAGTAAAGACTGACACTGTCCTCCAGATGTCtccatcaccttcatcaccttcatcaccttcatcaccgTCATCACCGTCATCGATGAGGAGGACTAGATCTCCACTAGACCCTgatcctccatctcctccacagAACCACATCACAGTTGCTAAGAAACAGCTGTGGTCACGGCAGGGCTCTGCAGCTCCGCCCACTTCCCTGCAATCTAGCTCCGCCCCCAGACACTCTGACTGTATATCCCAGGATGCCTCTGGGCAGGCCTGGAGTCAGAGGCTAGCACAGGATAAGGTACGAGATGGCAGGGTTGGCGGTTTGATTCCCTGTGTTGTTTCACTAGAGAACACATGATGATTATCAATCCAGTAATGACTGAACCGTCCTTCTGCTGGATGGACACTCCCTCTAAGTTTGTGTTCTGATTTAATTCTAGATCTTCTCCTGGTAGTTTGATCTGTCCTTTAGTACCTTAACCTTATCTTCATGTTCTCCTCCTGGTAGTTGGATCTGTCCTTTAGTACCTTAACTTTATCTTCATGTTCTCCTCCTGGTAGTTTGATCTGTCCTTTAGTACCTTAACCTTATCTTCATGTTCTCCTCCTGGTAGTTGGATCCATTCTTTAGAACCTAAATCTTATCTAATTGTTCTCCTGGTGTTGGACCTCTTTTCGGTGCTTTGACTCCTACTTCCTGTTGTACTCCTAGACAGATCAGTATGGCGACAGGAAGTGCGTCAGTCTGGTCTCGGATTTGACCAGCCCCCCCTGTGTTCCTGTCAGGTCTACCACAGTCCTCCAAGAAGCCCCCCAGCCGCCAGAATCCCCCCTGATGTACCAGCCACCTCCATCAGCACCATGTTCTCTGGCCAGCGAGCCTATCTGCAAAGCCTGGATCGCAGCAGCCGAGCCTGGGTGCTGTCTTCTGGAAAGACCTCGGCTCCGGATGAGGCCTGTGGGGCGAAGCGGGAGAGCGACAGCAACATCTGGTACAACCCGATTcctgaagaggaggaagcaggaGGTCCACGCAGGGAGATGGAGATATGGAAGAGGAGGGACGAGAGGACGGGGCCATCAGATACCAGAGCACAGCTAGGAGGAGTGCTGGTGGGGTCAGCCGAGAGTCGTAGCGGTGAATGTCCACTGGAGGGCACCAGCCCCAGTGTTAGCCATCATGCTGATGACATCACCACAGAAAACACAGGTAACTACTCCACCTGAATGTCTTCTACCAATAATGCAGTGGTCTGACATATTTATGCTCATGCCAAATGCATTCTCACTTCGTTTGTAACTAGTTTCAGGTCAAAAGATTCCAATGTTGTAaatctttgtgtctctctccctcagatCCCGCCTCCTTAGACgtcagccccgccccctcaaAGAAAGGGGGCGTGTCAGgaagtgtgattgacaggctgaGGTCTCCAGGTACTGTGAGGAAGCTCTCCCTAAAGATGAAGAAACTCCCCGAGCTGCGCCGCAAACTCAGCCTTCGCTCCTCCTCTCGTGCCCATCGCCAGGGAAACGAAGGCAAAGGGGGCGGCGACGAGTTGACCAGTAAGACTTCATCATCGTCTGCAGCCAACCAGAATGTGATCAGCAGATATCACCTGGATAGCTCCGCCCCTCCAGCCAGACCACTGCGGCGATCCTCGAGAGGACGCTCAGCCAAAGGAGGTCAGGTCTACTTTAATGTGGAGACTTTTCCACATTACAACCAGATGACATTTAATACGCTTTCATTTACACTTACCTGCCACATATACGTGTCTCTTCTGGACAGAATCTGATTAAATTAGTTTTGGTTTTCTAGGACATTTATATTTGGTAGGTCTTTAGAAGGGCCATCTGCTTGTGAAGGAGTTTAAGGGTTAGGGTTCGTTTAAGAAGTTTGAGCGTCTCCTCTCTGTCGTTTAGGGCTCCAGTCAGGAGGTCTGGGAGATTCCCCACCTCTTTCATCCCAAGTGCCACTGATTTACTTTCTAGCATAACAAATGCACATTATCACTCCTGGACATGTGTTCTTGGTATGAATCCATTTCCTTGATGCAGGTCTAGGATTTATTGTGTTGAGGTGTCTTTGATGATGTCTTCTTGTATTCAGTTTTCATGTGAAGCCTTTCATGTGAAACTCGTTCTGTCCAGTGGGACAGTAAAGATGACCTTAAAGCATGCATGTAGCAATGCACCTACCCCCATGCTAGCTATCGCTAACTAGCTGAACTCCTTCTCCTATGTGCTGAATCAGtggagcattttttttcccttttaggTTATCTTAGTGATGGGGACTCCCCCGAGCTGCTGCCACGGCAACAGGCTCCTCCTGTAACTTCCCAAGAAACGGCGTGCGACATGAGTTCGTTCCGACTCTACGTGGGCTCCGATCCACCGAGATGCAGCCAGCGGGTGACAGGTTTACTCACCGTCCATCTGCTGGGcctggaggagatgaagaccaGCAGGTAAGATCACCATCCAGAGTAACACCGGGACCTAGCTAAGAGCAGCTAACAGCAGCTAACATAAGATGGTTTGAAGGTTGATGCTGACCGACAGTTAAAGACAAATGATCTCCCGAGAGCTGAGCTtctagaaaagaaaaagaattggGATGTTTTCCTCCAGCAGCATCTGGTGGACATAAGAGGAACTTCAGCTGAACATACTGCCACATCTGTTCTTCTCCCTCCTTaaatacccatgagcctcagctgttGTTTCTATGGAGAAGAAGATGGTAGAGACACAAATCTGAgctgtagcaaaaaaaaaatgtcatagtaagaGAATTCACCAACAACTAACCTTACAATCagcagtgttgttgtgttttcaatgtTCTAGAGTTACGTTAAGGACTTTGACtccagaaacaaacacagtctttcctgtttgtttaaaacTCTTTAGTCGTCAGTAAAGATGGTGTCCTTCTCCCCGTCGGTGTTTGTCCtctcaggtcagaggtcagtaaGGAGGTCTTCCTGGTCATCCAGATCGACGGGGTGACGAGAGCAAGGACCGCCCCTCTGACCCTGAGAGGCTCCTCCCTCCCGTTAAACCACGCCTTCCACCTGCAGCTGGAACGAGCTCGGCAGCTCCGCATTGTGGTGTTAACTCCAGGTACTTCTgatacttctactactacttctactattactactagtaCTGCTGGTAAAACCAGGAACCTGGTCTGTGGTCTGGGTGGAGTCTACATCCCCCCACTCTTTAAAGGTCCACTTCACAACAGCagtgattgatttattgatttattgatttattgatttattgatttattgatttattgtacATGTTCTGCCAGTCAGCTCATTATTTTACggtttcagattattaatattaaatgtattcagttaataaatgatgatgtgttattaaagattaaacaaCCAGCAGTTTATAACTTCATTACAAAGAGTTGCACCTTTAAAATGATCAACACATGAatgatcaataatttaaaacaattttattcTACATGATGACTCTACTTTGGTACTTTATCGATACGAATCTGTAATTACTACACTGAGGTACCTGAAGTAAAACTACTGACAAAGAGTCTTCAGTACTCttgatgtgtttctgtctctgcagtTGGTCCAGCAGCAGccggatcaggatcaggatcaggatcaggatctggatctggatctggatcAGGGTCTAAATCAGGACCAGATCAGACTTCAGCTGGTCCAACCAGGAACCTGGTCTGTGGTCTGGGTGGAGTCTACATCCCCCCACTCTTTAAAGGTCCACTTCACAACAGCagtgattgatttattgatttattgatttattgatttattgatttattgatttattgatcgTTGTGGTTTGAATGTATAAATAagtattttctgtctctcagggAGTCGCagtcagcagctctgtgtgAAGTTAGAACCCAGAGGACTTCTTTATGTCAAACTGTCTCTGCAGGAGAACTGGGACAAACAGGTACACAGTGatactactgtaatacacaggtacacagtaatactactgtaatacacaggtacacagtactactgtaacacacaggtacacagtgATACTACTGTAGTGGTACACAGTGatactactgtaatacacaggtacacagtgatactactgtaacacacaggtacacagtaatactactgtaatacacaggtacacagtgatactactgtaatacacaggtaatacacaggtacacagtaatactactgtaatacacaggtacacagtgatactactgtaacacacaggtacacagtgatactactgtaacacacaggtacacagtgatactactgtaatacacaggtacacagtaatactactgtaatacacaggtacacagtaatactactgtaatacacaggtacacagtaatactactgtaatacacaggtacacagtgatactactgtaatacacagtacatactactgtaatacacaggtacacagtgatactactgtaatacacaggtacacagtgatactactgtaatacacaggtacacagtaatactactgtaatacacaggtacacagtaatacagtaatacacaggtacacagtgatactactgtactactgtaatacacaggtacacagtgatactactgtaatacacaggtacacagtaatactactgtaatacacaggtacacagtgatactactgtaatacacaggtacacagtgatactactgtaatacacaggtacacagtaatactactgtaatacacaggtacacagtgatactactgtaatacacaggtacacagtaatactactgtaatacacaggtacacagtgatactactgtaatacacaggtacacagtgatactactgtaatacacaggtacacagtgatactactgtaatacacaggtacacagtaatactactgtaatacacaggtacacagtGATACTACTGTAATAAACCGTCTTAAagcttcacttcacttcacggCTAAACGCTTCATACAATCTTTGCTCATCATAGTTTTCTTAATGTACTTTAACTCTTCTCAGTGATACTATGACCTTCATCAGAGCTCCTGCAGATAACAGCCACCACATGAAAAGTACCGATATAAATACTACTACCATCCCAGGCTGATTGGTTGACTTTGTCCTGCAGCCCAGCAGTGAGTCGTCGGTTCCTGCCAACGTGTTCGGGGTGGAGCTGCACCACCTGGTGGAGAAAGAACGATCCTCATCCCTGATCCCTCTGCTCATCCAGAAGTCTGTGGGAGAGATCGAGCGCAGAGGCCTGAAGGTATCCGTCCTCTCGTTATGAGCTCCTCTAACGGAGGAAACAAACTCATCAGGTCCAGCTGTGAAATAGCTGAAAGGTAACAAAGACGAGTTTCCAGTAGAAGCTGAGGTGAGGAACCTGACATctcctcagccaatcagattcaTCCTCAATGTGTTACTTGACACTGAGTGACCAGTGACCTCGTCCATCCGGTGAagaccaatcacagcacagtaatatcagccaatcacaggacAGTAATACCAACCAGCCAACCACAGTACAGTAATACCAACCAGCCAACCACAGTACAGTAATACCAACCAGCCAACCACAGTACAGTAATAccaaccagccaatcacagtacagtaatatcaaccagccaatcacagtaCAGTAATACCAACCAGCCAACCACAGTACAGTAATAccaaccagccaatcacagtaCAGTAATACCAACCAGCCAACCACAGTACAGTAATAccaaccagccaatcacagtacagtaatatcaaccagccaatcacagtaCAGTAATACCAACCAGCCAACCACAGTACAGTAATACCAACCAGCCAACCACAGTACAGTAATACCAACCAGCCAACCACAGTACAGTAATAccaaccagccaatcacagtacagtaatatcaaccagccaatcacagtacagtaataccagccaatcacagtacagtaataccaaccagccaatcacagtacagtaataccaaccagccaatcacagtaCAGTAATACCAGCCAAACACAGTGCAGTAATATCAACCAGTCaatcacaaaacagaaaaaccaaccagccaatcacaaaacagaaaaaccaaccagccaatcacaaaacagaaataccaaccagccaatcacagcacagtaataccaaccagccaatcacagcagagaGTGAACAGAGGACAGTGTGCAGAGATGAGCTGGGGTTTTATGAGTCGGTTCATTAAACCAAATCCAGtcaaagaaaccaaaaacaaacaaacttaatgTTCATCTGAttgatcatatttatttaaattcacttGGTTCGGTACTGAAGATAAAGTTTATGGTCTTGGTGTCAAACACGACCAGACCAATCTGCTCTGACCAATCAGGTgttgttcaaaacaaacaacacctgATCCGTCTGAAGGCTTTTCTGTCCAGTCAGGACTTTATCCTCCTCTGACTGCTGTTCAAGaactcatctgtctctctgtgtctctgtctgtctgtctgtctgtctgtctgtctgtctgtctgtctgtctgtctgtctgtctgtctgtctgtctctctgtgtctctgtctgtctgtctgtctgtctctcttcccctctttcgatctgtctgtctgtctgtctgtctgtctgtctgtctgtctctctctctgtctgtgtctctgtctgcctgtctgtctctcaggtggtGGGTCTGTACAGACTGTGTGGTTCTGCTGCGGTGAAGAAGGAGCTCAGAGATTGGTTTGAGAGGAACAGTTCAGCGGTCTGTCTCAGCGAGGACCTTTACCCCGACATCAACGTCATCACAGGTCAGTCAGCTTCAGAGACAATAACGTCTCTTTGAGTCCTCAAGGTCATACTGGGTCATTACGATCCAGTCAGCAAGGTCGTGACCTCTGGGTGCTTTGTGCAGGGTCACCTGACCCACACTGGACCTAATAATAGAGATATTATGGTGAGGGACCGGATCTCCTTGTTAGTCCAACATGTCTCTACAAGTCTCTAGACCTGATGTACATGACAAAGTCCTGATCCTGGTCGATCAGACGTCCCTGCAGACTCATGGCTTTGATGACTTATATTGGTTTTAAATGGCCAAAAGTGTTATGAGGCGTGTCCATCTTCTTTGATGCCTCTTCGTCCTCCTTGTTTTGAGTGTGGAGCGTCAAATGAGGACCTAGCTGTGACTTCTGCTGCCACAGAATCTGTTCAGAGATTTTCACAGGGGATGATATTCTATTAAAGAAATCATTTGTTAATTAATAAATCTAATACCTATTTCTGCTGATGTATAAGAATACATTGCCGGCGGCTGGTCGCTTGATCGCAGACCAAAATAAGACTTTGTTGTTGAAGGGTTCTAGTGTTCTCTGCAGGACTGGGTCTGAACCAGGAGACAACCTCTTGGTCGGAAAAGACCAAACTTGCTTCATTTTGAGGGCCATCAAAACCAAAGTGCAGCTCAAAACTGTCGTTCGCAGACcgatgggtgacgtcatgggGGAGTCCTTCCACCTGCTCTTTACAGTTCATGAGCTGAACTCAAACAAAGATGCTTATTGAAGCTTCACTCTGTAACACTTCTGTACACCTGTGAGTGTTTCTGTAGTCCCAATGACTCCAAGAGAGCTATACGTCCTCTATCTGGCAATCTGACATCATCTAGTTCAACTTTCATCGATATCACATTGTGTCCACGTCTCTCAGGATCAGTATCAGGTGTCCATGATGAGCAAACAATGAGATCCGGCTGCTTCAGATCTGAAGCCGGCAGTAGGAGCAGGTCCTCAATGATGTTCCTGattgtcttttgtgttttctcaggtATACTGAAGGACTACCTGCGGGAGCTTCCGTCTCCGCTCATCACCAGGACTCTGTACCAGGTTGTCAGGGAGGCCATGACCCTCCGACCCCCACATGCCCCACCTGGGACCCCGGATCCCCAGCTGGCCCAGAGCACTGTGGAGCTGCTGTCCTGTCTGCCACCTCCAGAGAGGGTAACACAGAATACTACAACAgcagtactactactgcagtactaCACTACCTACTACTTGACATGAAGCTGGAGAATGGATGAAGTCAGACTTTTTCTCTCTGGATACATGTCCTCTCTTCAGGCCACGCTGTCTCTCCTGCTGGACCACCTCAGCCTGGTGGCGTCCCTCAGCTCCTCCAACAGGATGACACACCAGAACCTCGCTGTCTGCTTCGGCCCGGTGCTCCTCACCCCAACCCAGGAGGCCTGGagggggggaagaggaggaagaggaggagggaagggatTCAGTCATGGTGAAGAGATGGCGAGCGCGGTGGACTTCAAACGACACATAGAGGCGTTGCACTACCTGTTGCAGCTGTGGCCAGGTGAGACAGGAGGCGCTGCAGAGTCATTAACCACAAACTCCCCCCACTTCAATGCTGTATTGTTGCTATGGAAACCGCCTTACCTTTAGCAGATGTCACTTTGTTCAGCATCTTTtgtggcttttcttttcttcttcctcagtgCCGACCCATCGATTCCCAGCAGATGACCACATCGATGTCTCCCCGCCTCCCTCCCCGCCCCTACTAATAACCCCCTTGGGCAGCAGCAGTGGCATCCTGCACTCCAATTGGCTCTGCCCCAGAACCCGGAGGAGGAGGTTGTGGTGTCACGACGGGGTCGTGGTGGCCTGGCCCGGCTGGAGAGTCCGCCACCGATCAACCGATACGCCGGAGACTGGAGCATCTGTGGACGAGATCTTCTGTCCAGACAGGAGGCTGATTATGACGAGGTGGCAGGAAGTGAAAGTGACGGAGGTAAAGAGGCGACAGTGACACTGAAAAACACTCTTCCTCTGTACAGTAGATAAACGTCTTTAGAGTCTTTAGACATCAGCAGCTTCACAAACAGCAGCCAATTGTCCAGTTCTGTGAGTCAGGTCCACATAAGTTGATTCGGAGACGAGTCAAAGTAAGAGACGGAAAAACAAGCTGATTTTGAGGTTGAAGACAAGTCCAAAAACAGTTCCTATTTAATATTCCTCATCTATGTCCTTCCTTTGGTTCATACATACATTAAAGTCTGAAATGTGACAGGAACAGTAAGCAAAACTCACTTTCAGGATATGTTTATTACCTCAAATCGTgaatcagttgttttttttaagctcctACATCGACACAGTTTGTCTTAAACAACAAGTAATTTCCAAACCTTCTCAACATGTTGATCAGTGCTCTGGTCCTCCTgatctctcactccttcttgtTGCTGCTGTTCCAGGCAGcggggatgaagaggaagagaagaagaaggaggcgTGGTCCttagaaggaggaggaggaggtctgtaCGTGGACGAGTTCTTGGATTTTGATGCTCCATTTAACTGCCGACTCAGTCTGAAAGACTTCGACGCTCTGATCCACGACTTAGACCGCGAGCTGGCCAAACAGATCAACATCTGTCTGTAGAACCAGTTAATTTATTTCTCTGATCCAAAGGTAAACAGAGGTTTTCGTAGGTGTTGACCCTCAAAAGATGTGAACTGAACTGTGTTCTTGTTGTTCTGGGTATCAGGGTAGCATCCTGTTGGATCCTGTTGGATCCTGTTGGATCATTTTGGATCCTTTTGGATCCTTTTGGAACATATTGGAACATGTTAGAATCTTTTAGAACCTGTTGGAACATGTTcagctgtttgcactgttaaagCCATAATTTCACATGTTGAGACTTTTAGTTGAAGTGAACAAACTGCAGAACTCATCGCTCTGCTGCTTCTGTCACCCCAACCGCCATAATGCCGAACTTGAGGCTTATTAACGTCAGTCCATAAACCAaagggtgacgtcacagtgactacgtccacttctatacagtctatgttgTTAGTCCTGCAGGTTTCTGTACCCTCCTGCAGGTTTCTGTACCCTCTGCTGGTTTCTGTACCCCCTGCTGGTTTCTGTACCCCCTGCAGGTTTCTGTACCCCCTGCTGGTTTCTGTACCCCCTGCAGGTTTCTGTACCCCCTGCTGGTTTCTGTACCCCCTGCTGGTTTCTGTACCCCTGCAGGTTTCTGTACCCCCTGCTGGTTTCTGTACCCCCTGCAGGTTTCTGTACCCCCTGCTGGTTTCTGTACCCCCTGCTGGTTTCTGTACCCCTGCTGGTTTCTGtactgtttctgtttctaccctctgctggtttctgtaccccctgctggtttctgtttctgtacCCCCTGCTGGTTTCTGTACCCTCTGCTGGTTTCTGTACCCCCTGCTGGTTTCTGTACCCCCTGTTGGTTTCTGTACCCCCTGCTGGTTTCTGTACCCTCTGCTGGTTTCTGTACCCTCTGCTGGTTTCTGTACCCCCTGCAGGTTTCTGTACCCCCTGCTGGTTTCTGTACCCTCTGctggtttctgtttctgtacCCTCTGCTGGTTTCTGTACCCCCTGCTGGTTTCTGTACCCTCTGCTGGTTTCTGTACCCTCCTGCTGGTTTCTGTACCCTCTGCTGGTTTCTGTACCCCCTGCTGGTTTCTGTACCCTCTGCTGGTTTCTGTACCCTCCTGCTGGTTTCTGTAACCTCTGCTGGTTTCTGTACCCCCTGCTGGTTTCTGTACCCCCTGCTGGTTTCTGTACGCCCCAAGAGGTTgagcagcagagcgaagtgagCTGCAGCTGGTCGTCAGTTTTTTCACGGTACAGAGTTTTAACTGTGATGACTTTGTGAAACCACAGAAGGAATACGATGCCATACTCAGTGTTAGCAATGATGAAGGTGTTGCTTTgatttgctgtgtgtgtttgttcttcttgttttttgacagaatttctttttttgcacaagGATAATAAGcacttatgtttttttattaaagatgaCAATGTTTCTATGCA from Anoplopoma fimbria isolate UVic2021 breed Golden Eagle Sablefish chromosome 5, Afim_UVic_2022, whole genome shotgun sequence carries:
- the LOC129091209 gene encoding LOW QUALITY PROTEIN: rho GTPase-activating protein SYDE1 (The sequence of the model RefSeq protein was modified relative to this genomic sequence to represent the inferred CDS: inserted 1 base in 1 codon; deleted 2 bases in 1 codon): MAEPLLKRTFSRLRGKDRSRRKTDPKESDVAVKTDTVLQMSPSPSSPSSPSSPSSPSSMRRTRSPLDPDPPSPPQNHITVAKKQLWSRQGSAAPPTSLQSSSAPRHSDCISQDASGQAWSQRLAQDKTDQYGDRKCVSLVSDLTSPPCVPVRSTTVLQEAPQPPESXPDVPATSISTMFSGQRAYLQSLDRSSRAWVLSSGKTSAPDEACGAKRESDSNIWYNPIPEEEEAGGPRREMEIWKRRDERTGPSDTRAQLGGVLVGSAESRSGECPLEGTSPSVSHHADDITTENTDPASLDVSPAPSKKGGVSGSVIDRLRSPGTVRKLSLKMKKLPELRRKLSLRSSSRAHRQGNEGKGGGDELTSKTSSSSAANQNVISRYHLDSSAPPARPLRRSSRGRSAKGGYLSDGDSPELLPRQQAPPVTSQETACDMSSFRLYVGSDPPRCSQRVTGLLTVHLLGLEEMKTSRSEVSKEVFLVIQIDGVTRARTAPLTLRGSSLPLNHAFHLQLERARQLRIVVLTPVGPAAAGSGSGSGSGSGSGSGSGSKSGPDQTSAGPTRNLVCGLGGVYIPPLFKGSRSQQLCVKLEPRGLLYVKLSLQENWDKQPSSESSVPANVFGVELHHLVEKERSSSLIPLLIQKSVGEIERRGLKVVGLYRLCGSAAVKKELRDWFERNSSAVCLSEDLYPDINVITGILKDYLRELPSPLITRTLYQVVREAMTLRPPHAPPGTPDPQLAQSTVELLSCLPPPERATLSLLLDHLSLVASLSSSNRMTHQNLAVCFGPVLLTPTQEAWRGGRGGRGGGKGFSHGEEMASAVDFKRHIEALHYLLQLWPVPTHRFPADDHIDVSPPPSPPTNNPLGQQQWHPALQLALPQNPEEEVVVSRRGRGGLARLESPPPINRYAGDWSICGRDLLSRQEADYDEVAGSESDGGSGDEEEEKKKEAWSLEGGGGGLYVDEFLDFDAPFNCRLSLKDFDALIHDLDRELAKQINICL